In the genome of Vibrio sp. 16, one region contains:
- a CDS encoding fumarylacetoacetate hydrolase family protein, giving the protein MYSVKLGDELIRPSKVLCIGRNYLEHIHELDNAIPDEMVVFNKPSTSITSVLNSYHHERLHYEAEICFLIKDGKYQAVGLGLDLTKRALQGQLKGKGLPWERAKAFDGSAVFSRFIPVAGLEMDSLEIELFINCVRVQKGDVSQMIYSPRVILNELKSYTTLCDGDVVMTGTPKGVGEVHSGDVFLARLKSRESTLIEIEWVAQ; this is encoded by the coding sequence ATGTATTCGGTAAAGCTTGGCGATGAATTGATTCGTCCATCAAAAGTACTCTGTATTGGGCGCAACTATTTAGAGCATATCCATGAGTTAGACAACGCCATTCCCGACGAAATGGTGGTGTTTAATAAGCCCTCAACTTCCATAACATCTGTGTTGAACTCCTATCATCATGAGCGTTTGCACTACGAAGCGGAAATCTGCTTTTTGATCAAAGATGGCAAGTATCAAGCGGTTGGCCTCGGTCTTGATCTCACCAAACGTGCGTTGCAAGGACAGCTCAAGGGTAAGGGCTTACCGTGGGAGCGCGCGAAGGCGTTTGATGGTTCTGCGGTGTTCAGTCGCTTTATACCCGTTGCAGGGCTGGAGATGGACTCGCTTGAGATAGAACTGTTTATCAACTGCGTTCGAGTACAAAAAGGCGACGTATCGCAAATGATCTATTCACCGAGAGTGATTCTCAATGAGCTTAAATCCTATACGACGCTGTGTGATGGCGATGTCGTGATGACAGGAACGCCCAAAGGAGTAGGAGAAGTCCATAGCGGAGATGTCTTTCTTGCCCGCTTGAAGTCGCGCGAATCCACTTTAATAGAGATTGAATGGGTCGCGCAGTAA
- a CDS encoding NtaA/DmoA family FMN-dependent monooxygenase (This protein belongs to a clade of FMN-dependent monooxygenases, within a broader family of flavin-dependent oxidoreductases, the luciferase-like monooxygenase (LMM) family, some of whose members use coenzyme F420 rather than FMN.), producing the protein MSDRKPIVIGMALAMSWLTRSAWRREESDVEHLFDLEHYVSLAQQAEQAKLDFLFAPDTLFLAKEALAHEAGFTGFDPTTLIAAMASHTHRIGLVSTVSTTFTPPYIAARQLQSLNWLTKGRAGWNIVTALGGNENFGLETMPSSQQRYAKAHEFVEVVNRLWQSYPHTAIKADRASGQFANVDDIEEIHHHGEFFDVLGPLNIPTHPSGRMPFFQAGASDAGRNFAAHVADVMFAATPDIESGIALKQDLASRCQQIGRSPSALKVLPGVALYLAKSEQEAHDLFTETHKAFDPAKHFAHLHKALGIDFSNHNLDDVVEVNSLAKGFIPYSQTHTDLLLTYIQRESPTLRQLLARPEVIGSSHWLIIGTVQQAYDDIVQRLEQGAADGFIAVPGGSKESMRLFFESLIPMLQQNGWFKSEYHGDTLATHLTEQAL; encoded by the coding sequence ATGAGTGACCGCAAACCTATTGTCATCGGCATGGCGCTCGCAATGAGTTGGTTGACCCGCTCAGCATGGCGACGAGAAGAAAGTGATGTCGAGCACTTATTCGATTTAGAACACTATGTCTCGCTCGCGCAGCAAGCGGAACAAGCCAAACTCGATTTCCTTTTCGCGCCCGACACCTTGTTTCTGGCTAAGGAAGCCCTAGCCCATGAAGCGGGATTTACGGGTTTCGATCCAACAACGCTGATCGCGGCCATGGCATCACATACCCATCGTATCGGTCTGGTTTCTACCGTATCCACCACTTTTACTCCACCCTACATTGCCGCGCGTCAGTTGCAATCATTGAACTGGTTAACCAAAGGGCGTGCAGGTTGGAATATTGTGACCGCGCTAGGCGGGAACGAAAACTTCGGCTTAGAGACCATGCCTTCTTCGCAGCAGCGCTACGCCAAAGCGCACGAGTTTGTTGAGGTGGTCAACCGACTGTGGCAAAGCTACCCGCACACAGCAATCAAAGCGGATAGAGCCAGTGGGCAGTTCGCTAACGTAGACGACATTGAAGAAATTCACCACCATGGCGAGTTCTTTGATGTCCTTGGACCATTGAACATTCCCACCCACCCATCTGGGCGAATGCCATTCTTCCAAGCGGGCGCTTCCGATGCGGGGAGAAACTTTGCAGCGCACGTCGCCGACGTAATGTTTGCAGCCACGCCCGATATAGAATCAGGCATTGCGCTCAAACAAGATCTTGCTTCGCGTTGTCAGCAAATCGGGCGCTCACCCTCAGCGCTCAAGGTACTTCCGGGAGTGGCTCTCTATTTAGCGAAGTCAGAGCAAGAAGCGCACGACTTGTTTACAGAGACGCACAAAGCGTTTGACCCTGCCAAGCATTTCGCACATTTACACAAAGCATTGGGAATCGATTTTTCCAACCACAACCTTGATGACGTAGTAGAAGTTAACTCACTTGCAAAAGGATTTATCCCATATAGCCAAACCCATACAGACTTACTCCTTACCTATATCCAGCGCGAATCACCTACGCTGCGCCAACTGCTGGCAAGGCCCGAAGTTATCGGCTCTTCTCACTGGTTGATTATTGGTACAGTACAGCAAGCGTATGACGACATCGTCCAACGCTTGGAACAAGGCGCTGCTGACGGATTTATCGCAGTTCCGGGTGGGTCAAAAGAATCGATGCGACTCTTCTTTGAATCACTGATTCCAATGCTGCAACAAAATGGCTGGTTTAAGTCTGAATACCATGGTGACACACTCGCCACGCATCTAACTGAGCAAGCGCTATAA
- a CDS encoding AraC family transcriptional regulator, translated as MTAQKGKESAHFQLASELGGLELLDAKYTNQNFSRHSHEGYTIGVIEKGAQRFYRTGGNHIAPQDSIILVNADEVHNGQTATEGGWEYKAMYPLPEQFAQMTDGLNPASSVPYFPEPVVYDPELAQQLRLVFDTLAQSDNRLLRETLVYGTLVKLAAKHSKTRAMWEPTTRSQRQLLLVKEFLDDFPQADVSLEDLSKLAGLSPYYLARSFQKEFGLPPHAYQIQSRLRVAKRLLRQGVRISDVAQECGFHDQSHLHRHFKRALGVTPKQYVSGK; from the coding sequence ATGACAGCGCAAAAGGGAAAAGAGTCGGCTCATTTTCAGCTCGCCAGTGAACTGGGGGGCCTTGAACTGCTAGACGCCAAGTACACAAACCAGAACTTTTCTCGCCACAGCCACGAAGGCTATACCATCGGTGTCATTGAAAAAGGGGCGCAGCGCTTCTATCGCACTGGCGGCAATCATATCGCGCCGCAAGACAGTATTATTTTGGTCAACGCTGATGAAGTGCACAACGGTCAAACCGCCACCGAGGGCGGCTGGGAATACAAAGCGATGTATCCTCTGCCAGAGCAGTTTGCTCAAATGACAGACGGGCTCAATCCTGCGTCGTCTGTCCCCTACTTTCCTGAGCCTGTCGTCTACGATCCTGAACTTGCTCAGCAATTAAGGCTTGTGTTCGATACCTTGGCACAATCAGACAATCGCCTACTTCGCGAAACCTTGGTCTACGGCACTTTGGTGAAACTGGCCGCGAAACACAGTAAAACTCGCGCGATGTGGGAGCCCACAACGCGAAGCCAACGTCAATTGCTGCTGGTCAAAGAGTTTCTCGATGACTTTCCGCAAGCCGATGTTAGCCTTGAAGATCTCTCTAAACTGGCGGGGCTCAGCCCTTACTATCTCGCGCGCAGCTTTCAAAAAGAGTTCGGCTTGCCACCGCACGCCTATCAGATTCAATCTCGACTGCGGGTAGCGAAACGACTGCTGCGCCAAGGGGTACGTATTTCCGATGTCGCGCAAGAGTGTGGTTTCCATGATCAAAGCCATCTTCACCGACACTTTAAGCGCGCTCTAGGCGTTACTCCGAAGCAATACGTGAGCGGCAAATAA
- a CDS encoding AzlC family ABC transporter permease, which translates to MSSISLTSIDKASNGKLFMQGTLAMVPLSIAVIPWGLLAGSFAIEAGLTVWESQALSAILFAGSAQLVATGMLKAGASLATMLLATFFITSRHLLYSVSMRSKVSPLPLKWRLALGFLLTDELFAICGQQSDKQFNRWYALGAGLSFYLCWNLATLVGIVAGSYIPAMNELGLEFAVAATFIAIIIPNVKNAPILIAVLVSLTLSVLCSYLNVESGLMIASIGGMLAGYVAETLKGGK; encoded by the coding sequence ATGAGTAGTATAAGTTTGACTTCAATTGATAAAGCCAGCAATGGCAAGCTGTTTATGCAAGGCACACTTGCAATGGTTCCCTTGAGCATTGCCGTCATCCCTTGGGGCCTATTGGCGGGTTCGTTCGCCATTGAAGCGGGACTTACCGTGTGGGAAAGCCAAGCGCTTTCAGCCATTTTGTTCGCAGGCTCAGCGCAACTTGTTGCCACAGGTATGCTAAAGGCAGGGGCATCCCTCGCGACCATGCTATTGGCGACCTTCTTTATCACCTCTCGCCATCTACTTTACAGCGTATCCATGCGCTCAAAAGTGAGCCCGCTGCCGTTAAAATGGCGATTGGCGTTAGGTTTTTTGCTTACCGATGAATTGTTTGCAATTTGTGGCCAACAGTCTGATAAGCAATTTAATCGATGGTATGCGCTAGGGGCAGGATTGAGTTTCTATTTATGTTGGAACCTTGCCACACTGGTCGGCATTGTGGCGGGCAGTTATATCCCCGCGATGAACGAGTTAGGATTAGAGTTTGCCGTCGCTGCGACCTTTATCGCCATCATCATCCCCAACGTTAAAAACGCCCCTATTCTGATTGCCGTATTGGTTTCGTTGACGCTGTCCGTCTTATGTAGCTACTTAAACGTCGAGTCAGGACTCATGATCGCAAGCATTGGTGGCATGCTCGCAGGGTATGTCGCGGAAACACTTAAAGGAGGCAAGTAA
- a CDS encoding AzlD domain-containing protein — translation MVMLSILAMTLLVFVSRYLFLEPKLPLRLNPQAQRLLSYSSPAVLTAIWAPIVFMPENELWLSHSNPYLIGAVIAAIIAWKTGNVLLTTIVSMVIFLALKLL, via the coding sequence ATGGTAATGCTCTCAATTTTGGCCATGACGCTACTGGTTTTTGTTAGCCGCTACCTGTTTTTGGAGCCGAAACTGCCTCTCAGACTAAACCCACAAGCGCAGCGTCTACTGAGTTACTCGAGCCCCGCCGTGCTGACCGCAATTTGGGCTCCCATCGTATTTATGCCGGAAAACGAACTTTGGCTTTCACACAGTAACCCTTATTTAATCGGTGCCGTGATTGCTGCCATCATTGCTTGGAAAACCGGTAACGTTCTGCTGACGACCATTGTCAGTATGGTGATTTTCTTAGCGTTAAAACTGCTCTAG
- a CDS encoding GNAT family N-acetyltransferase, with translation MHVHFMFNPPKNIKERIYEGLKAFNLKHFPDEDIQSLACIAEDEEGRFLGGLTGEIFTNTLFVEFLWLDDQHRSVGMGRKLMETLEEQAKAHGVTHLYLDTYTFQAPGFYAKLGFKEVGRYTGFPTPGVDKIFLQKQIAVA, from the coding sequence ATGCACGTGCATTTCATGTTCAACCCACCGAAAAATATCAAAGAACGCATTTATGAAGGTTTGAAAGCGTTTAACCTAAAGCACTTTCCGGATGAGGACATTCAATCGTTGGCGTGCATTGCTGAAGATGAAGAAGGGCGTTTTCTCGGTGGCCTGACGGGGGAGATTTTCACCAATACGCTGTTTGTCGAGTTTTTATGGCTCGATGACCAGCACCGCTCTGTAGGAATGGGACGTAAATTAATGGAAACTCTAGAAGAGCAAGCGAAAGCACACGGCGTGACCCATCTTTATTTAGATACCTATACGTTTCAGGCGCCAGGCTTTTATGCCAAGTTAGGTTTTAAAGAAGTCGGGCGCTACACCGGTTTTCCGACTCCAGGGGTCGACAAGATTTTCCTTCAAAAGCAGATTGCTGTTGCATAG
- a CDS encoding LysE family translocator yields the protein MIDISVLPVYLTAVVALLLLPGPDMLLIASSSMSYGRKVGVFASLGNATSGIILTLLAALGVSALIAMSPIALKALHLLGGAYLLKMGWDCLRASAADAPELNGERTMATTFYQRALVSNLLNPKALVFFVMFLPQFVSSNISATSGEQMLALGLLLNVLGLAFNLLLVALVGTLGKPLLENAKFRTYQHKFMGAIFVLLAIWMLSSFAS from the coding sequence ATGATCGATATTTCTGTGCTGCCGGTGTATCTCACGGCTGTTGTTGCACTTTTACTGCTTCCTGGTCCCGATATGCTGTTGATTGCGAGCTCCAGTATGAGCTATGGACGCAAGGTGGGCGTATTTGCCAGCTTGGGCAATGCGACCTCGGGGATTATTCTGACCTTGTTAGCGGCCTTGGGGGTATCAGCATTAATTGCGATGAGTCCTATCGCCCTTAAGGCGCTTCACCTTTTAGGTGGCGCGTACCTACTTAAAATGGGGTGGGACTGTTTGCGTGCAAGCGCCGCAGACGCACCAGAGCTAAATGGCGAACGCACAATGGCGACCACGTTTTATCAACGCGCCTTGGTGAGTAATTTGCTCAACCCGAAGGCTTTGGTGTTCTTTGTTATGTTCCTGCCGCAGTTCGTTTCGAGCAACATCTCAGCCACATCTGGGGAGCAGATGCTTGCGTTAGGGCTGCTGCTTAACGTGCTTGGACTCGCGTTTAATTTGTTATTGGTCGCGTTAGTGGGAACGCTAGGTAAACCTCTGTTAGAAAACGCAAAGTTTCGTACCTATCAACACAAATTTATGGGCGCAATCTTTGTTCTTCTCGCCATTTGGATGTTAAGCTCATTTGCGAGCTAA
- a CDS encoding alpha/beta hydrolase, whose product MKKLALLATLVVVGCNANNYDNIYSSKCDMSLDGDKALTFYVKGNVATLSGVVCSGSPDTFEDMLEGSPQVNTLVFKNINGSADDEANTELGYMVRDAGMNSVIGKNGHIASGGTDLFLAGVKRTVEPGAKIGVHSWASTDGMDGSTLPRDHQEHQRYLKYYETLGIDTDFYWFTLDAAKPQDMHYMTRDELVKYGVEAK is encoded by the coding sequence ATGAAAAAACTGGCACTGTTAGCGACTTTGGTTGTCGTGGGCTGTAATGCAAATAATTACGACAATATTTACTCGTCCAAATGTGACATGTCGCTTGATGGCGATAAAGCGCTCACTTTTTACGTGAAAGGTAACGTCGCCACTCTTTCGGGCGTGGTGTGTAGTGGTTCTCCTGATACTTTTGAAGATATGCTTGAGGGCTCACCTCAAGTGAATACACTCGTCTTTAAAAACATTAATGGTTCAGCAGATGATGAGGCAAACACCGAACTTGGTTATATGGTTCGTGATGCGGGCATGAACAGTGTCATTGGCAAAAACGGACACATCGCCTCTGGCGGAACGGACCTGTTTTTAGCAGGCGTAAAACGTACGGTTGAACCGGGCGCAAAAATTGGTGTTCACTCTTGGGCGTCAACAGATGGCATGGATGGGTCGACGCTACCACGTGATCATCAAGAACATCAACGTTACCTCAAGTATTACGAAACCTTGGGTATTGATACCGACTTCTATTGGTTTACGTTGGACGCAGCGAAGCCTCAAGATATGCATTACATGACCCGTGATGAGTTAGTGAAGTACGGTGTAGAAGCAAAATGA
- the pulA gene encoding pullulanase-type alpha-1,6-glucosidase: MNTLKLSPLAKALIPILSASVLMACNDNSSDTKPVTEIRDNKVVISPSDMPTEPTVAADEIMVSYIAETTSNSARSLSLGVNWLLTCGDDEYSAKGSDKFGPYWVLPKSSTLGACTIAKGEETLASVTLDATSGSSLGVTTKGEVIQGSRTDTYLTSIGFDQSGTDVKLKQVESPTELANPPSGHFAIQFYDPLGDYKEEGADKLGYGKFNLHLWNNADCNAGDPDGFNDGWDDVTITPNDADEFGPVWYIPVTEDATQCFNVIIRNSNKDKVINADLKVDISGKADNPSATYMPGKTRAYASRLEAYTTDGPSSEFTIDTIGAILLDDETLVWKAANNADLVQLMFSEDGQYHVGQDGVVSGSSLKLKATKLNDAQKSKFPHLADYPAFELPNVALNELLKSSLIAIASNDVQGENFGELRASTAVQYAGALDAIFAEEATELEYGPIYGDNGVTFRLWAPTAQEVKLVVYNADKSVAGTHELQEDSESGSWSVELDKETVDGKFYRYAMKVFQPRGQKAAEYEVTDPYSVSLSMNSIYSQAIDLDDDTLKPAGWDALSAPHSQLESDGSLSDMVIYESHVRDFSALDNSTEPNHRGKYLAFTENGTAPVNHLKELSEAGMTHLHLMPVFDIATINEDPDKVANIDQPFSKLCDLNTAVKSDAEFSQYCSGDQTIAEVFETILPDDRLQNPVVQRLNDYVRSVDSYNWGYDPFHYTVPEGSYATDAEGSQRILEFRQMVQSVKQDIGMNVVVDVVYNHTNASGLNDKSVLDKVVPLYYHRLSPDTGNVETSTCCENTAPEHAMFAKLIDDSVKTWVEAYKIDAFRWDLMGHHPLAQIQGTLSAAREANPEVYFYGEGWNFGEVQNNKRFVQATQPNLGGTGIGSFSDRLRDAVRGGSPFDSGDALRKTQGFATGAGVQPNEMNKQSDGSVSEAEMTRALEQIDLTRLGMAGNLKQFKMIDHTGTTILGKDVDYNGQAAGYAEQPWEIQNYVSKHDNQTFWDINMYKAPQEAASAERTKMQTVGIATVLLGQAMPFNHMGGELLRSKSMQRDSYDYGDWYNVVDFTRQAQNWDKGLPTKDKDLSNYEQIERATSDVHSQATPSNIDTMFENYKAMLKLRTSTPLMTLPSAQEILNRVDFRNTGKDQTPGLIVMTIDNGSTQSTDLDEKLDAVVVVINASPDNQTIGDFFDHQSKKIDLAGFELAQDSIGIANGATFADGQFNVPSWSVAVFIQPRGDVRGLGLPVSEKSDDLPPFKAVHVAGAFNGWSHITKATYANQGLYTARVGLSESSEYKFTAGNWDTAWGCGASGADNCVATFTELGMYELTLDASDPEKPVVLDAKLVESYEGRNWYIPGSISGGWGHDGAQMMVSGDNNTVTFETSELPSGETVEFKFTCGGWGECEHGAADVIPATNSLPIGGDGNISFTPKETGSYRVSFNILSKEITIAKMS, encoded by the coding sequence ATGAACACTCTTAAATTATCTCCGCTTGCCAAAGCGCTGATACCTATCTTGTCGGCCAGCGTGCTAATGGCCTGTAATGACAACAGCTCCGACACCAAACCAGTAACCGAAATTCGCGACAACAAAGTCGTGATCTCGCCAAGCGATATGCCAACAGAACCTACCGTTGCGGCTGATGAAATCATGGTCAGTTACATTGCAGAAACAACGAGCAACAGCGCGCGCTCTCTGTCACTTGGCGTAAACTGGCTGCTTACCTGCGGCGACGATGAGTACAGCGCAAAAGGCAGCGACAAATTTGGCCCATACTGGGTACTGCCGAAATCCAGCACTCTTGGCGCGTGTACGATTGCCAAAGGGGAAGAAACACTGGCGAGCGTTACTTTAGATGCCACCAGCGGCAGCAGCTTAGGAGTAACAACAAAAGGTGAAGTGATCCAAGGCTCTCGCACCGACACTTACCTTACCTCAATTGGTTTCGATCAATCAGGCACAGATGTAAAACTGAAACAAGTCGAGTCGCCAACTGAGCTAGCCAATCCACCAAGTGGCCACTTTGCCATTCAGTTTTATGACCCACTTGGAGATTACAAAGAAGAAGGCGCAGATAAGTTAGGCTATGGTAAATTCAACCTTCACCTTTGGAACAACGCCGATTGTAATGCGGGCGATCCAGATGGATTTAACGATGGCTGGGACGATGTCACCATCACCCCAAATGATGCCGATGAGTTTGGCCCAGTCTGGTACATTCCTGTCACAGAGGATGCGACGCAGTGTTTCAACGTCATCATCCGCAATAGCAACAAAGACAAGGTGATCAACGCTGACTTAAAAGTCGATATTTCAGGTAAGGCAGACAACCCAAGCGCAACCTATATGCCAGGAAAAACGCGCGCCTACGCCAGCCGACTTGAAGCCTACACCACTGATGGCCCATCTAGCGAGTTTACCATCGACACCATTGGCGCCATTTTGCTTGATGACGAAACCTTGGTTTGGAAAGCAGCAAACAATGCCGACTTGGTTCAGTTGATGTTCTCAGAAGATGGTCAATATCACGTAGGACAAGATGGCGTTGTAAGTGGCTCGTCACTTAAACTCAAAGCCACCAAACTGAATGACGCACAAAAGTCGAAATTCCCACATTTAGCTGACTATCCAGCATTTGAGCTGCCTAACGTGGCGTTGAACGAGCTGCTTAAATCAAGCCTTATTGCCATTGCTTCAAATGATGTTCAAGGTGAGAACTTTGGTGAGCTTCGTGCCTCAACCGCGGTGCAATACGCTGGCGCGTTGGATGCTATTTTCGCCGAAGAAGCGACAGAGCTTGAGTATGGTCCAATCTATGGCGACAACGGCGTCACGTTCCGTCTTTGGGCACCAACCGCTCAAGAAGTCAAACTCGTGGTGTATAACGCAGACAAATCGGTCGCGGGCACCCATGAACTGCAAGAAGATAGCGAATCGGGCAGTTGGAGCGTAGAACTCGATAAAGAGACGGTGGATGGCAAATTCTACCGTTATGCGATGAAAGTGTTCCAGCCAAGAGGACAAAAAGCCGCGGAATATGAAGTGACTGACCCATACTCGGTCAGCTTGTCGATGAATTCCATTTACAGCCAAGCGATCGACCTTGATGACGACACGCTAAAACCAGCGGGTTGGGACGCCCTATCGGCACCTCACTCTCAGCTTGAAAGTGACGGCAGCTTATCCGATATGGTGATTTACGAATCTCATGTTCGTGATTTTTCAGCTCTTGATAACAGTACCGAGCCGAATCACCGCGGTAAATATCTGGCCTTCACTGAAAATGGCACCGCGCCTGTGAACCACCTCAAAGAGCTCAGTGAAGCGGGCATGACACACCTTCATTTGATGCCAGTGTTTGACATTGCCACCATCAATGAAGACCCAGATAAAGTCGCCAACATTGATCAGCCATTTAGTAAGCTGTGTGACCTCAATACCGCAGTGAAAAGTGACGCAGAGTTCAGCCAATACTGCTCGGGTGACCAAACCATCGCAGAGGTGTTCGAGACCATCTTGCCCGATGACAGACTACAAAACCCAGTGGTGCAAAGGCTGAACGACTATGTGCGCTCCGTCGACAGTTACAACTGGGGCTACGACCCGTTCCACTACACCGTTCCAGAAGGTTCATACGCGACTGATGCCGAAGGCAGCCAACGCATTCTCGAATTCCGTCAGATGGTGCAATCGGTTAAGCAAGACATTGGTATGAATGTCGTGGTCGACGTGGTGTACAACCATACAAACGCATCAGGACTAAACGATAAATCGGTTCTTGATAAAGTGGTTCCGCTCTACTATCACCGTCTAAGCCCAGATACAGGCAATGTTGAAACATCAACCTGTTGTGAAAACACAGCGCCAGAGCACGCGATGTTCGCCAAGTTGATCGATGACTCAGTCAAAACCTGGGTAGAGGCGTACAAAATTGACGCATTCCGCTGGGATCTGATGGGCCACCACCCACTGGCGCAAATTCAAGGTACCTTGAGTGCCGCGCGTGAAGCAAACCCAGAAGTGTACTTCTATGGTGAGGGCTGGAACTTTGGCGAAGTGCAAAACAACAAACGTTTTGTTCAAGCCACACAGCCAAACCTTGGCGGCACAGGCATTGGATCATTTTCCGATCGTCTACGTGATGCAGTACGCGGCGGTAGCCCATTCGACAGCGGTGACGCACTGCGTAAAACGCAAGGTTTTGCCACAGGTGCAGGCGTTCAGCCTAACGAAATGAACAAGCAGTCTGATGGTTCAGTGAGTGAAGCGGAAATGACGCGCGCACTTGAGCAAATCGATCTGACTCGTCTTGGTATGGCTGGCAACCTCAAACAGTTCAAGATGATTGACCACACCGGCACAACCATCTTGGGCAAGGATGTCGATTACAACGGTCAAGCGGCTGGGTATGCAGAACAACCTTGGGAAATCCAAAACTACGTGTCAAAGCATGACAACCAAACGTTTTGGGACATCAACATGTACAAGGCTCCGCAAGAAGCCGCCTCAGCGGAGCGCACCAAAATGCAAACCGTGGGCATTGCTACGGTTCTGCTAGGTCAAGCGATGCCATTTAATCACATGGGCGGTGAACTGCTGCGTTCTAAATCGATGCAGCGCGACTCCTATGATTATGGTGATTGGTACAACGTCGTGGACTTCACACGCCAAGCGCAAAACTGGGACAAGGGACTACCAACAAAAGACAAAGATCTGAGTAACTACGAGCAGATCGAGCGTGCAACTTCAGATGTTCACTCTCAAGCAACGCCGTCAAACATCGACACCATGTTTGAAAACTACAAGGCAATGCTCAAACTCAGAACATCAACGCCATTGATGACGCTTCCAAGCGCACAAGAGATCCTTAATCGCGTTGATTTCCGAAACACGGGTAAAGATCAAACACCGGGATTGATCGTCATGACCATCGACAATGGCTCAACGCAATCGACCGATCTTGATGAAAAACTCGATGCCGTGGTTGTGGTGATCAATGCCAGCCCTGACAATCAAACGATTGGGGACTTCTTCGATCATCAAAGCAAGAAAATTGATCTGGCTGGCTTCGAGCTTGCTCAAGATTCAATTGGGATTGCAAACGGCGCGACCTTTGCTGATGGCCAGTTTAATGTACCTTCTTGGTCAGTCGCGGTATTCATTCAACCTCGTGGTGACGTACGTGGATTGGGTTTACCTGTCAGCGAAAAATCCGATGATTTGCCTCCGTTTAAAGCGGTGCATGTGGCGGGCGCATTTAACGGCTGGAGCCATATCACCAAAGCGACCTACGCTAATCAAGGACTGTATACAGCGCGAGTCGGTTTATCTGAATCGAGTGAATACAAATTTACAGCAGGCAATTGGGATACGGCTTGGGGCTGTGGTGCATCGGGGGCAGACAACTGCGTTGCCACCTTCACCGAACTCGGCATGTATGAACTCACGCTCGATGCGTCCGACCCTGAGAAGCCAGTTGTCTTGGATGCTAAATTGGTCGAAAGTTACGAAGGTAGAAATTGGTACATTCCTGGCAGCATCTCGGGTGGTTGGGGCCATGATGGTGCTCAGATGATGGTGTCAGGTGACAATAATACCGTCACGTTTGAAACGAGTGAATTGCCAAGCGGTGAAACCGTCGAGTTTAAGTTTACCTGTGGAGGTTGGGGAGAGTGTGAACATGGCGCTGCCGATGTTATCCCTGCAACAAACTCCCTGCCAATTGGCGGTGACGGCAATATTAGCTTCACGCCAAAAGAGACGGGCTCCTATCGAGTGAGCTTTAACATCTTGAGCAAAGAGATCACGATAGCGAAGATGTCGTGA